In Humulus lupulus chromosome 6, drHumLupu1.1, whole genome shotgun sequence, a single genomic region encodes these proteins:
- the LOC133786002 gene encoding receptor-like protein 19, giving the protein MTMKGSELELVHILTILVTLDFSCNNFSGEIPVFLGGLNELKGLNISHNMLRGTIPSSLGNLTNLEWLDLSVNKLSGNIPWQLTDLIWLEILNLSENKLVGPIPNGKQFNTFSNDSFKGNLDLCGFPLSKPCNEEYEGSTMEQENESEDANGFTWKVVVLGYGCGFVFGIFIGYINFFSNGRAGSFPRSIFQQVNLTDLELSSNNLSGVVQFDQFSKLKKLQIFYLSDNSLSLVSNSNNNDTLPNILSELHLSSCGISEFPYSLRSLENLRYLDLSNNQIEGSVPQWLWNMGKDSLLQILDLSNNNLSGNIPPCLGNSSLRVLDLHKNKLHGLIPSHFAKGNCLCVLNLKENQLEDIGINKINGAFPWWLESLLNLQVLILRSNRFQGPIGNLKVRHPFHNLRIMDLSGNEFTDHLPQKYFKNFVGMMNATSDYLRYMEYPTLIRYYESSSLTVKGYYAELEKIQTMLIFIDFSRNNFTGEIPELLGKLNSLKGLNFSHNKISCNIPPSLGNLTNLECRQFDTFTNDSYKENLGLCGFPISESCNEDTIHQFQQEDNEEHVKGFDWKIVLIGFGSGMVIGISIGYMFLTDQNIDGIVKTLKGEQWHLMAKRSKQRRARQNVGIERRH; this is encoded by the exons ATGACCATGAAAGGATCTGAGTTAGAGTTGGTGCATATCCTAACTATCCTTGTAACTCTTGATTTCTCATGCAATAATTTTAGTGGAGAGATTCCAGTGTTCCTTGGAGGGCTGAACGAACTCAAGGGCCTCAACATTTCTCATAATATGCTCAGAGGTACCATACCATCATCATTGGGAAATTTGACTAACCTTGAGTGGTTAGACCTCTCTGTTAACAAGCTAAGTGGGAATATTCCTTGGCAGTTGACCGATTTAATATGGCTCGAAATCTTAAACCTTTCAGAAAACAAACTCGTGGGACCGATACCCAATGGTAAGCAGTTCAATACTTTTAGCAATGATTCATTCAAAGGAAATTTAGATTTGTGTGGTTTTCCACTGTCCAAACCATGCAATGAGGAATATGAAGGATCGACCATGGAGCAAGAAAATGAAtcggaggatgcaaatggatttacTTGGAAAGTTGTGGTATTGGGGTATGGATGTGGCTTTGTGTTTGGGATCTTCATAggttatattaattttttctcaAATGGAAGAGCAG GCTCTTTCCCAAGATCAATTTTTCAGCAAGTCAATCTCACAGATTTGGAACTCTCCTCAAATAACTTGAGTGGTGTTGTGCAGTTTGACCAATTTTCAAAGTTAAAAAAGCTCCAAATTTTTTATCTTTCTGATAATAGCTTATCATTGGTATCTAACAGTAATAATAATGATACTTTGCCCAATATTCTTTCTGAATTACATTTGTCTTCATGTGGCATAAGTGAGTTCCCATACTCCTTAAGAAGCTTAGAAAATTTAAGATACTTGGATCTCTCCAACAATCAAATCGAAGGGAGTGTTCCCCAATGGCTATGGAATATGGGTAAGGATTCATT GCTTCAAATCCTTGATTTGTCAAATAACAATTTGAGTGGGAACATTCCTCCATGCTTAGGAAATTCAAGTCTCCGTGTGCTAGATTTGCACAAGAATAAGCTTCATGGCTTGATTCCTTCACATTTTGCAAAGGGAAACTGCCTATGTGTTTTGAATCtcaaagaaaatcaattggaaG ATATTGGAATCAATAAGATAAATGGAGCATTCCCCTGGTGGTTGGAATCTCTTCTGAATCTCCAAGTTCTTATCTTGAGATCTAATAGATTTCAAGGTCCAATAGGCAATCTCAAGGTGAGACATCCCTTTCACAATTTGAGAATCATGGATCTCTCTGGCAATGAATTTACTGATCATTTGCcccaaaaatattttaagaattttgTGGGAATGATGAATGCTACTTCAGATTACTTGAGATACATGGAATATCCAACACTAATTCGATATTATGAAAGCAGTTCATTGACAGTAAAAGGATATTATGCTGAGTTAGAGAAAATCCAAACCATGCTTATATTCATTGACTTCTCAAGAAATAACTTCACAGGAGAGATCCCAGAATTGCTTGGTAAGCTCAACTCACTCAAAGGGCTCAATTTTTCACATAACAAGATATCTTGCAATATTCCACCATCCTTGGGAAATTTGACCAATCTGGAATG TCGACAATTTGATACATTCACAAACGATTCATACAAAGAGAATTTGGGCTTATGTGGGTTTCCAATTTCAGAATCATGCAACGAGGACACCATACACCAATTTCAGCAAGAAGACAATGAGGAGCATGTGAAGGGATTTGATTGGAAAATTGTGTTAATAGGATTTGGAAGTGGAATGGTTATTGGAATTTCGATCGGATACATGTTCCTTACCGATCAAAACATTGATGGGATTGTCAAAACATTGAAAGGAGAACAATGGCATCTTATGGCAAAAAGATCAAAGCAGAGGAGGGCTCGTCAAAATGTTGGAATTGAGAGAAGACATTAG
- the LOC133783181 gene encoding receptor-like protein 9DC1 — protein sequence MHPNAILMKALPFSNSRPHHSNLFKCFPSGNQGYNDDGTPYDVTAVWHKKTNCCTWDGITCDNVTGHVIGLHLYSCSLQGTISSNSTLFKLHHLQSLDLSGNDFRESSIVPEFGKFKNMTFLDLSNSNFSGHVPLEISHLSKLDYLGLGGYWGYKVMIGENTFKALSQNLSNLTSFHLAGIDLSSLPPALPFKNFSSSLTYIELIDCKLSRKLLESIFELSNLTALSLEDNEAPDVSLPTSNWSSALNRLTLHNNTFSIDLPLLLKDIPKSLSSLQLSFSNLVGPLPDNIQFYDSSNHLVHSAPNFTVLILSNNLLNETIPTWIYALPYLEDLDLSDNQFTGEIIRDFETTSFGETVFLGITPRSTFQSQNLQDLDLSSNKFSGTLELEKLLISKRTSSNYCIILSGVLLSSQKSICGRDPNFLLQHAIPYGA from the exons ATGCACCCCAATGCCATCCTGATGAAAGCTCTGCCCTTCTCCAACTCAAGACCTCATCATtcaaatttatttaaatgtttcccATCAGGTAATCAGGGATACAACGACGATGGTACTCCATACGACGTAACAGCCGTCTGGCATAAGAAAACTAATTGTTGCACGTGGGACGGAATCACGTGTGACAACGTTACAGGCCATGTAATCGGTTTGCATTTGTATTCTTGCAGCCTTCAAGGCACTATCAGTTCCAACAGCACTCTCTTCAAACTCCACCATCTCCAAAGTCTCGATCTTTCTGGTAATGATTTTAGAGAGTCCTCTATTGTACCAGAGTTTGGCAAATTCAAGAATATGACCTTTCTTGATCTGAGCAACTCCAACTTCAGCGGTCATGTCCCTTTAGAGATATCCCATCTTTCCAAATTGGATTATCTCGGACTTGGTGGGTATTGGGGGTATAAAGTCATGATAGGGGAAAATACCTTTAAAGCACTTTCTCAAAACTTATCCAACTTGACAAGTTTCCACCTAGCTGGTATTGATTTGTCTTCTCTCCCACCAGCACTCCCTTTCAAAAACTTCTCATCCTCTTTAACATATATAGAACTCATCGATTGTAAGTTGAGTAGGAAGCTACTAGAGAGTATTTTTGAGTTGTCGAATCTCACCGCTCTTTCTTTAGAAGATAATGAAGCACCAGATGTCTCTCTCCCAACATCTAATTGGAGTAGTGCACTTAACCGTTTAACTCTCCATAATAACACCTTCTCCATTGACTTACCTCTTTTATTGAAAGATATCCCCAAATCTTTATCTTCTTTGCAATTAAGTTTCAGTAACTTAGTTGGTCCACTTCCAGACAACATTCAATTTTATGACTCGTCAAACCATCTCGTGCATAGTGCTCCAAATTTCACTGTTTTGATTTTATCAAACAACTTACTCAACGAGACAATACCAACATGGATATATGCCCTACCGTATTTGGAGGATTTAGACCTCAGCGACAACCAATTTACTGGGGAGATAATTCGTGATTTTGAAACTACTTCATTCGGTGAAACTGTGTTTTTGGGCATCACTCCAAGATCCACATTTCAAAGTCAAAACCTCCAAGATTTGGATCTCTCATCAAATAAGTTCAGTGGTACTTTGgaattggaaaagcttttaatttCCAAAAG GACCTCTTCCAATTATTGCATCATCTTATCTGGGGTTCTTCTCAGCAGCCAAAAATCAATTTGTGGGAGAGATCCCAACTTCCTTTTGCAACACGCCATTCCTTATGGTGCTTGA